A stretch of the Halomonas sp. BDJS001 genome encodes the following:
- a CDS encoding glutathione S-transferase family protein: MFELYIANKNYSSWSLRPWVLMKALEIPFNEHLMPFEGGTGASHDTFIRFSPSGLVPCLVDDDLAVWDSLAIVEYLAEQHTNVWPGDKSARAWARSATAEMHSGFGALRDECPMNCGVRVALDSVSAKLKADVARLDILWQQGLERFGGPFLAGKHFTAVDAFYAPVAFRVQTFNLSLSDASQAYVEHLLALPAMKAWYQAALEEPWRESMHEADTLTNGTLTADYRAS, encoded by the coding sequence ATGTTTGAGTTGTATATTGCCAACAAGAATTACTCATCTTGGTCGCTGCGCCCTTGGGTGCTGATGAAAGCACTGGAGATTCCGTTTAATGAGCATCTAATGCCCTTTGAAGGGGGCACTGGTGCAAGCCACGACACCTTTATTCGCTTTTCACCCTCAGGCTTAGTGCCGTGTTTAGTGGATGACGATCTGGCGGTATGGGACTCCCTGGCGATAGTGGAGTATCTGGCCGAACAGCACACTAACGTTTGGCCGGGGGATAAGAGCGCACGTGCCTGGGCACGCTCTGCAACCGCAGAGATGCACAGCGGCTTTGGGGCGCTGCGTGACGAGTGTCCAATGAATTGCGGTGTACGGGTGGCATTGGATAGCGTATCGGCCAAACTCAAAGCGGATGTGGCGCGCTTGGATATACTTTGGCAGCAGGGGCTGGAGCGTTTTGGCGGGCCGTTTTTAGCGGGCAAGCACTTTACTGCGGTCGATGCGTTTTATGCGCCCGTGGCGTTTCGCGTGCAGACATTTAACTTATCGCTCAGCGACGCATCCCAAGCGTATGTTGAACACCTATTAGCGCTGCCCGCTATGAAAGCGTGGTATCAAGCGGCGCTTGAAGAGCCATGGCGTGAGTCCATGCACGAAGCCGATACGCTGACAAATGGCACCCTTACTGCCGATTACCGTGCGTCTTAA
- a CDS encoding YaeQ family protein codes for MALSATPYKVDINLTDLDRGVYETLRFTVARHPSETEERMTARLLAYVLWYSETLAFGRGLSDVDEPALWEKSLDGRLLHWIEVGLPDAERITWCSRRAERVSLLAYGRVDLWESKVLPSVASLKNVHVAGLPQEALATIAKDLPRAINWAVMISEGSLFITDENGQHEITPQWLLRDR; via the coding sequence ATGGCTCTTAGTGCAACGCCCTATAAAGTTGATATTAATCTGACCGATCTGGATCGCGGGGTGTATGAAACGCTGCGCTTTACCGTGGCTCGCCACCCGTCAGAAACCGAAGAGCGCATGACCGCGCGCTTGCTCGCTTATGTGCTGTGGTATAGCGAGACCCTCGCCTTTGGGCGTGGGCTTTCTGATGTTGACGAACCGGCACTGTGGGAGAAAAGCCTGGACGGGCGTCTACTGCACTGGATTGAAGTCGGTCTGCCGGATGCTGAACGCATTACCTGGTGCTCACGGCGGGCTGAGCGCGTTTCACTGCTCGCCTATGGCCGGGTAGACCTATGGGAGAGCAAAGTGCTGCCCAGCGTGGCATCGCTGAAGAATGTCCATGTGGCGGGACTGCCCCAAGAGGCTCTGGCGACCATCGCGAAAGATCTGCCCCGGGCGATTAACTGGGCGGTAATGATTAGCGAAGGATCGCTGTTTATTACTGATGAAAACGGTCAGCACGAAATTACCCCGCAGTGGCTGCTGCGCGACAGGTAG
- a CDS encoding lipid A deacylase LpxR family protein, whose amino-acid sequence MKAITPLRWQLLPLVAVISLMSTLVQASDSVLSVKHENDGMASSDDGHFTSGFELNWAFEPEAQSWTQRLATALPDSLIGNADMAAFRLVHQIYTPNNIEQRGLIEDDRPYAGLVYGGMSLYEDVPRGNWRQATDLHLDIGLVGPSSLADSIQREVHRVTESDRPNGWDNQLGDEAIVNLAMRRQWWNSTPLIGKQFAHGPSVGAALGNLYTYASAGYSVRWGDEAAGIPTLTPNPGSRHYMVGKEGWQWYLFASVDGYYMAQNLTLDGNTFRNSHSVDRKEWVGDVSAGLALAWEDWQVTYAVVQRSREFDGQEEQDKFGSISLSKRF is encoded by the coding sequence ATGAAAGCAATTACCCCTCTACGATGGCAGCTGCTCCCGCTAGTGGCTGTCATAAGCCTGATGTCAACGCTCGTGCAGGCCAGCGATAGCGTCCTCTCTGTTAAGCACGAAAATGATGGTATGGCCAGCAGTGATGATGGCCACTTTACCAGCGGTTTTGAGCTCAACTGGGCGTTTGAACCAGAAGCGCAAAGTTGGACACAGCGTTTGGCCACTGCTTTGCCCGATAGCCTCATCGGCAACGCTGATATGGCAGCTTTCCGGCTTGTGCATCAAATCTACACACCCAACAATATTGAACAGCGTGGGTTGATTGAAGATGATCGCCCCTACGCAGGTCTCGTTTACGGCGGTATGTCGCTCTATGAAGATGTGCCTAGAGGGAACTGGCGCCAGGCGACTGACCTGCACCTGGATATTGGCTTGGTAGGCCCCTCATCACTGGCCGATAGTATTCAGCGTGAAGTGCACCGTGTCACTGAAAGCGACCGACCCAATGGGTGGGATAACCAGCTTGGCGATGAAGCCATCGTCAACCTCGCCATGCGCCGCCAGTGGTGGAATAGCACCCCCTTGATTGGCAAACAGTTTGCCCATGGCCCCAGTGTCGGTGCCGCGTTGGGTAACCTCTACACCTACGCAAGCGCTGGGTATAGCGTACGTTGGGGGGATGAGGCGGCTGGTATTCCGACGTTGACACCCAACCCGGGTAGCCGCCACTACATGGTCGGTAAAGAGGGGTGGCAGTGGTACCTGTTTGCTAGCGTAGACGGATATTATATGGCGCAAAACCTGACGCTGGATGGCAATACGTTTAGAAACAGCCACTCGGTTGATCGTAAAGAGTGGGTAGGTGATGTCTCCGCGGGTCTGGCGCTGGCCTGGGAGGATTGGCAGGTCACTTACGCTGTTGTGCAGCGCTCTCGTGAATTCGACGGGCAAGAAGAGCAAGATAAGTTTGGCTCTATCTCGCTATCCAAACGCTTCTAA
- a CDS encoding DUF421 domain-containing protein gives MEMYFFNGWGNLLRVIIVGVLAYAALVVFLRISGNRTLSKMNAFDLIVTVALGSTLATVLLSKDVALAEGAVAMALLISLQFIITWFSVRTAWVRRLVTGEPLMLLYRGEFITTSMQKARVTQDEVQSAIRGSGIADVMAVEAVVLETDGSISVIKPNAESYHSSLEGVRRSR, from the coding sequence ATGGAAATGTATTTTTTTAATGGTTGGGGAAATTTACTGCGCGTTATTATTGTTGGGGTACTGGCTTATGCTGCCCTCGTTGTTTTCTTGCGAATATCGGGTAATCGCACGCTTTCGAAGATGAACGCCTTCGATTTAATTGTCACGGTGGCGCTGGGTTCCACATTGGCCACGGTTCTCTTATCTAAAGATGTAGCATTAGCAGAGGGCGCTGTGGCGATGGCCCTGCTGATCTCTCTTCAGTTCATCATTACTTGGTTCAGTGTAAGAACCGCTTGGGTACGTCGGTTAGTGACGGGCGAGCCACTGATGCTGCTTTATCGTGGGGAATTTATTACCACATCCATGCAAAAAGCACGGGTTACTCAGGATGAAGTTCAGTCGGCTATTCGCGGTAGTGGTATTGCTGATGTGATGGCAGTTGAAGCCGTGGTGCTGGAAACGGATGGTTCCATTAGTGTCATTAAGCCGAATGCAGAGAGCTACCATTCGAGTTTAGAGGGGGTTCGTAGATCCCGCTGA
- a CDS encoding DUF6693 family protein: MNIKADLSIIDIIGHLIVWVILSIITLGVALFFFPYSFSRFVINRTSVVDEAGVERKMVCDINIFSNIGHIILWMLISLVTLGLGYIFYVYRVWNYALNNSRVK; the protein is encoded by the coding sequence GTGAATATCAAAGCTGATCTTTCCATTATCGATATCATCGGCCATCTGATTGTTTGGGTGATACTCAGTATCATTACCTTAGGGGTAGCGCTCTTTTTCTTTCCCTACTCGTTTTCGCGGTTTGTGATTAACCGTACCTCGGTCGTGGATGAGGCTGGCGTCGAGCGAAAAATGGTCTGCGATATCAACATTTTTAGCAATATAGGCCATATAATTTTGTGGATGCTGATTTCGTTAGTGACCCTGGGACTGGGATATATTTTTTACGTTTATCGGGTATGGAATTACGCGTTAAATAACTCGCGGGTTAAATAG
- the yghU gene encoding glutathione-dependent disulfide-bond oxidoreductase: protein MSDNTYTPPRVWKWEPGNGGKFANINRPIAGPTHDKALPVGKHPLQLYSLATPNGVKVTVMLEELLEKGVAGAEYDAYLIQIGEGDQFSSGFVEVNPNSKIPALMDHSTTPPQRVFESGAILLYLAEKFDAFLPSDPAKRTECLSWLFWQMGSAPMLGGGFGHFYAYAPEKYQYPIDRYTMEVKRQLDVLDRHLAENRFMAGDEYTIADMAIHPWYGALVKNRVYEAAEFLEAHTYKNVLRWTEEIDERPAVKRGRMVNRTFGEPHEQLHERHDASDFELKTQDKLTDGD from the coding sequence ATGAGCGACAATACCTATACCCCCCCGCGTGTTTGGAAGTGGGAACCTGGCAACGGCGGTAAATTTGCCAATATCAATCGCCCCATCGCAGGCCCTACCCATGACAAAGCGCTGCCGGTAGGCAAACACCCTCTTCAGCTCTACTCCCTGGCCACGCCCAACGGGGTCAAAGTCACCGTGATGCTTGAAGAGCTGTTGGAGAAAGGCGTAGCAGGTGCCGAATACGACGCTTATCTGATCCAAATTGGCGAAGGCGATCAGTTCAGCAGTGGCTTCGTCGAGGTGAATCCCAACTCCAAAATTCCGGCGCTGATGGATCACTCAACCACTCCCCCACAACGGGTGTTTGAGTCTGGCGCAATCCTGCTCTATTTGGCTGAAAAATTTGACGCTTTCTTACCCAGCGACCCGGCAAAACGCACCGAGTGCCTCTCCTGGCTGTTCTGGCAAATGGGCAGCGCACCGATGCTAGGCGGCGGCTTTGGTCACTTTTATGCCTACGCGCCAGAGAAATACCAGTATCCGATTGACCGCTACACCATGGAAGTCAAGCGCCAGCTCGATGTGCTTGACCGCCACTTGGCGGAAAACCGTTTTATGGCAGGCGATGAGTACACCATTGCGGATATGGCGATTCACCCCTGGTATGGCGCGCTGGTGAAAAACCGCGTCTACGAAGCGGCTGAATTCTTGGAAGCCCACACTTATAAGAATGTTCTACGCTGGACGGAAGAGATCGATGAGCGCCCCGCCGTTAAGCGCGGCCGCATGGTCAACCGCACCTTTGGAGAGCCCCATGAGCAGTTGCACGAACGTCACGATGCCAGCGACTTCGAGCTCAAAACGCAGGATAAACTGACTGACGGTGATTAA
- a CDS encoding aspartate/glutamate racemase family protein — protein sequence MRVIGVLGGMSWESTQGYYRALNEGVKAALGGFHSAKIVLVSVDFAEIEALQQQGDWHAAGELLGNAAQSVERAGADCLLIATNTMHKVAPAIEQAITIPLLHIADTTAEQLTADGITRVGLLGTRFTMEQDFYIGRLEKQFGIEVVVPDQSERDTIHRVIFDELCQGRVEDVSRQRYLAIIDSLHAQGAQAVILGCTEIAMLVNQRNTTVPLYDTTALHAQRAVAWALND from the coding sequence ATGCGTGTTATTGGTGTGCTGGGCGGCATGAGCTGGGAGTCGACCCAAGGCTATTACCGAGCCCTAAACGAGGGCGTAAAAGCAGCGCTAGGCGGCTTTCATTCGGCTAAGATCGTGCTGGTTAGCGTCGACTTTGCCGAAATTGAAGCGCTGCAACAGCAGGGCGATTGGCACGCCGCTGGTGAGCTACTGGGCAACGCTGCCCAAAGCGTTGAGCGCGCGGGCGCCGACTGCCTGCTGATTGCCACCAATACCATGCATAAAGTGGCGCCCGCTATTGAGCAGGCGATTACGATTCCGCTACTGCATATTGCCGATACCACCGCTGAACAGCTTACCGCTGACGGAATCACTCGTGTTGGCCTATTGGGAACGCGCTTTACCATGGAGCAGGACTTTTATATCGGCCGCTTGGAAAAGCAGTTCGGTATTGAGGTCGTGGTGCCCGATCAGTCAGAGCGCGACACTATTCATCGGGTGATCTTTGATGAACTCTGCCAGGGGCGAGTAGAAGATGTGTCGCGGCAGCGCTACCTGGCCATCATTGATTCCCTGCATGCTCAAGGAGCCCAGGCGGTGATTTTAGGCTGTACTGAAATCGCTATGCTGGTGAACCAGCGTAATACCACAGTACCTCTTTACGACACCACCGCTCTGCATGCCCAGAGAGCGGTGGCGTGGGCACTAAATGATTAA
- a CDS encoding organic hydroperoxide resistance protein: protein MTTTIENVVYRAHATATGGREGQAKSSDGALDVKLSTPKELGGSGGDGTNPEQLFAAGYSACFLGALKHVAGQEKVKLPQDTKIDGHVGIGAIPTGFGIEVELKISLPGLEQDVAQQLVEKAHVVCPYSNATRGNINVTLTLV, encoded by the coding sequence ATGACGACCACTATTGAAAACGTTGTTTATCGTGCCCACGCCACCGCTACCGGCGGCCGTGAAGGCCAAGCCAAATCGTCCGATGGCGCGCTGGATGTTAAACTCAGCACGCCAAAGGAGCTGGGTGGCTCAGGCGGTGATGGCACCAACCCAGAGCAGCTGTTTGCTGCCGGCTACTCAGCCTGCTTTTTAGGCGCGCTTAAGCATGTCGCTGGTCAGGAGAAAGTAAAGCTTCCTCAGGATACGAAGATTGATGGTCACGTAGGTATCGGCGCCATTCCTACCGGCTTTGGTATCGAAGTCGAACTAAAAATCAGTCTGCCCGGCCTTGAGCAAGACGTTGCCCAGCAGTTGGTCGAGAAAGCTCATGTTGTCTGCCCCTACTCCAACGCCACCCGCGGCAATATTAATGTCACCCTGACACTGGTCTAA
- a CDS encoding MarR family winged helix-turn-helix transcriptional regulator produces the protein MQPSCSELELDHQLCFALYSTSLMMTKVYKPLLKKLGLTYPQYLAMLVLWQNDGITVGTLSKRLLTDPGSLTPLLKRLEADQLLNRKRSHEDERVVELYLTEKGKALREQACHIPSCVVHASEQSIEALTMLKEDLVRLRDSLQKNQ, from the coding sequence GTGCAACCATCTTGTAGCGAATTAGAGCTCGATCACCAGCTTTGCTTTGCGCTCTATTCAACCTCGTTGATGATGACCAAAGTGTATAAACCTCTGCTCAAAAAGTTGGGGCTTACTTACCCGCAATACCTTGCCATGTTGGTATTGTGGCAAAACGATGGCATCACAGTAGGCACACTCAGTAAGCGCCTACTAACCGATCCAGGCTCACTGACGCCTCTGCTTAAGCGCCTTGAAGCCGATCAGTTGTTGAATCGCAAGCGCAGCCACGAAGATGAGCGGGTGGTAGAGCTGTACCTCACTGAGAAAGGCAAAGCACTGCGCGAACAGGCGTGCCATATTCCCAGCTGTGTGGTGCATGCCAGCGAGCAGTCGATTGAGGCACTGACCATGCTGAAAGAGGACTTGGTGCGGCTACGCGATAGCCTGCAAAAGAATCAATAG
- a CDS encoding TRAP transporter substrate-binding protein has translation MTAIWRNAVTLVGATTLTLGMAHAQSPELSDPPEIEGEVVGDHGSHTLRMGIGLAESSPQYLSSQYFGEILEQRTDGRITVNVFPNSQLGDDVQMMEMLQTGTLDMTYPSSSATTGYVEQLAAFDLPFLLPSREAAVAVMQSDVAQGMLDAFEGTGLKALAFSENGYRQLSNSARPVSSPDDVAGLDVRGLSVRTMENPVHLAIWEALGANPTPMAFGELFSAMEQGVVDGQENPWSTILTSNFNEVQDYGTETRHVYTPFIMMLSERTWDRMAPEYQELVLEAARQSAEYEIQLSAEYDDWSRDQLAERGMEITRLDDEQLAAFQDAVQPVYEEWAPRIGEDLIADIQKIVEESSN, from the coding sequence ATGACCGCTATTTGGCGCAACGCAGTGACCTTGGTCGGCGCGACCACCCTGACATTGGGTATGGCTCATGCCCAAAGCCCCGAACTCTCTGATCCGCCTGAAATTGAAGGCGAGGTAGTTGGCGACCACGGTTCGCATACTCTACGCATGGGTATCGGTCTTGCAGAAAGCTCGCCGCAGTACCTATCCAGCCAATACTTTGGTGAGATTCTTGAGCAGCGTACCGATGGCCGTATCACGGTTAACGTTTTCCCTAACAGTCAGTTAGGCGACGACGTTCAAATGATGGAAATGTTGCAAACCGGTACGTTGGACATGACCTATCCCTCCAGCTCGGCGACCACAGGCTACGTGGAACAGCTGGCTGCTTTTGACCTCCCTTTCCTGCTGCCAAGCCGTGAAGCTGCCGTAGCGGTCATGCAGAGCGATGTTGCCCAGGGTATGTTGGATGCTTTTGAAGGTACCGGCCTCAAGGCGCTCGCCTTCTCCGAAAATGGCTATCGTCAGCTCTCTAACAGTGCTCGCCCGGTGTCTAGTCCTGACGATGTTGCCGGTCTAGATGTGCGTGGTTTGAGCGTGCGCACGATGGAAAATCCGGTGCACCTGGCGATTTGGGAAGCGTTAGGCGCCAACCCCACACCAATGGCCTTTGGTGAGTTGTTCTCCGCGATGGAGCAGGGCGTGGTTGATGGTCAGGAAAACCCCTGGAGCACCATCCTGACCTCTAACTTCAACGAAGTGCAGGACTATGGCACTGAAACACGCCACGTCTATACTCCTTTTATCATGATGCTTTCTGAGCGTACCTGGGATCGTATGGCGCCTGAGTATCAAGAGTTGGTGCTGGAAGCCGCTCGCCAGTCCGCAGAGTACGAAATTCAGCTCTCTGCTGAATACGATGATTGGTCTCGTGACCAGCTAGCAGAGCGCGGTATGGAAATTACCCGCCTGGATGACGAGCAGTTAGCCGCGTTTCAAGACGCCGTACAGCCGGTCTACGAAGAGTGGGCACCGCGCATTGGTGAAGACCTTATCGCCGACATTCAAAAGATTGTTGAAGAGAGCAGCAACTAA
- a CDS encoding TRAP transporter small permease: MSLSSTPPNTSTPIEDPSVYLDDPNRKSLEIDTDTRQGPALFRWLTLGMEYLIGAILVALIVSVSCNVVGRALFNHSLPWADELARMLFIWLVFIGAAAAFSRYEHIAVDALVRRLPLRLAHMLYLLQHVIITGLMVVMIWGGYQVLERSSGRSAIMNIPLSFISLSLVLCVIFIAAVSIWRIWVSLNVIRHPERER, from the coding sequence ATGTCACTCTCCTCTACACCCCCCAATACGTCTACGCCGATTGAAGACCCCTCGGTGTATCTGGATGACCCTAACCGCAAATCGCTGGAAATCGATACCGATACCCGCCAAGGCCCCGCCCTGTTCCGCTGGCTGACCTTGGGCATGGAGTATCTGATCGGCGCTATTTTAGTGGCGTTGATTGTGTCCGTTTCCTGCAACGTAGTAGGGCGTGCACTGTTTAATCACTCCCTGCCCTGGGCGGATGAACTGGCGCGTATGCTGTTTATATGGCTGGTGTTTATCGGCGCTGCTGCCGCCTTTTCCCGCTACGAGCACATAGCCGTTGACGCCCTGGTTCGGCGCCTGCCGTTGCGCTTGGCGCATATGCTCTATCTGCTCCAGCATGTAATTATTACCGGCCTGATGGTGGTAATGATCTGGGGTGGCTACCAAGTGTTGGAACGCTCTAGTGGGCGTTCGGCGATTATGAATATACCGCTGAGCTTTATCAGCCTTTCGCTGGTGCTGTGCGTCATATTCATTGCGGCAGTGTCGATTTGGCGGATATGGGTCAGCCTGAACGTTATTCGTCACCCTGAGCGGGAGCGCTAA